AAGGTAGAATAATCTTCTCTTATTAGAGCTCTTGATGAGCTCCCActgattttataatttatgtaaTGGAAGCATAATACCTTATGAACTTGAATCACTTGATTTTACTTTAGCTTTTCTTAGCGAATTATCATCTCAGTAATGATAGATGTCAAAAATTTCTATGGGTGAAGTGTCTCGACCTTAATGAGACGTATATTCTCCCCTAGAAATATGGCCGAAAAATAAGGCCATAATTTCGACAACGTTTCATAATGATTCAACCCAAAATAATGCTATTAATCTTCTTATTTAACTACTTTCTTGAATCAGGACATTAAGCATGTCCCTATTTCTTGCAAAGAACTTACACAAGAAAATTTCAAGAGTAGCATACATAGGACATAGAGGCAATTTTATTTCCCCTTGCGAGGAAATTGAGGGGGAAGAAGCCAAGGAGGCGACGCCAAGCTGATGCTTCCCATTCCCGGCGAGGGACGGTCCAAGATGGCACGCGCACGAGAAGACCGACGCGGCCGCAAGGAGGTGAAGTGGCGGCGATGCCGCTTCCCGGAAAAATTCCGGTGGATTTAGGGGCTTCAAAATCCGGTAAATTCCCGAACTCAAAACCCTAATCTTGAGTTTAATTTGGATTTAATTCAGGTTTTGGTCTTAGGGTTCTTAAAACAAAAATTAGGGTTCTTcgaattttggggattttgggcCGATTTGCTCCGCCTTATTGGGAATTTCGGGAAATTTCAATCTTGTTTATTCCCTTTGCTTAATAGTGGGGAATTTCAATCTAGTTTATCCTCTTTCTTGTTTGCTGAGTGCTAGCCGAAAGCTTAGCTTCAGTCTAGGAATTCCTAGTGTGAGAATTGGGAATTTCAATCTCGCTTATCCcaatcctcttcttctcttaaATTCTACTACTAAGCAACGAAATTAAATTCTTCAATAACTTTGCTTCTTCTACTGTTGACCGAGACCAACAGTATAGCATGGCTTAATATGCAACCaagacttaaaaaaattaatctaatctaattcaaaattgtTCAGGCCGAATCAATCTTGAACTTTGTAAGGGTGGCTTCTAATCACAGGGATCATGTGATTATGAGGGAACATGAAGGCTAAGCTAAGCTCTGATATCACAATGTTGGAATTTAATCCAATTAATTCATTGAGTCTTAGCCTAAACATGATCACCTCTTGCTTATGTGGAAATTAATTGATCTACTGACCTGTGTTTGAAGCCATTGctgttcttctttcttcttcttctagagATACCTCACGAACCTCTTCCATTGTCTAATCGATCGGGCGATTGATTTAGGGTTTGAGATTAGAGAGAGTCGAGTCGTCACCCtgcctccctccttctctttctttatatAAGCGACACTGGTGGGGCTCGAGGGCTTATCTCAATCTAAAATTCGAATCTATTTTGTACCGATCACACAAAACAGATTTATCtcttagtttgtttcttgttaggATAAGAAAACCGGTGGGATTTTAACCTTCTCCTAACTAACCGGCATTAGCCGATAAAATCAACTAACAGTGGGTGACTGCATTCACCATCGATGACGGGAGCAGAGGCGACGGTGGTATCTGGGGATGGCATTGGatattgattttgtttttttcaatgTTGATTATGTGATTGTGTTCTTGGGTGTTGGCGATCGGGAGCTACTCGAGCCGCTTGATGCATCCGCTCGAATCAAGCCGATGCATTGAactggccttttttttttatatgcatGGAAGCTCAAAAGTGACGGTTCTAAAAACTGGCACTTTTGTTCTGCCTCATCGTGCCGTCTGCTGGGCGTCGGCTGGGAAATCTAGTATCTATGTGGTTTCCCCAGCTGGCACAAtgttgctttttcttttttttttctttttttttttgtagtgaCAATACCAAACAGATGATTCTAGCTTGCTGCCAGACAAGAGGCCCTTCCGATCACATGATGGACTCAGGTTGGGATCGAGGCTTCTCATTTTTTAGTTGCTTTAATTTGTCTCTTTTGGtgcctctaaaaatatttaCGTACTACCATGCTCCTTTAACTATtgtgttacttttttttttcgtcttTCAGTGTACGGCATCCCTAAAAAGAGTAAAAACTAAGGAGTAAAAACTATTGTTACTAAGGAGTAAAAACTATTATTGAAAATCCTGTCGTTACCCTGCAGCCAAATATTCCAGCAACGTGTAGATGAAAATGCCGTCAAAGAGCATCCTGTGTACCATTGATTTGCTTATTTCTGCATGCCGACCACCACGTCACCACGGTTTAGCCAAGTGAAAATTAAATCCTTGTCAAGACGTCAGAGCACTGAAAATGATATCATTTGTAAACTGAACAAATGAATGGAGCACAATACTCTCCGAAGTTTAACATAACGTCTCCATGTATCCTAAAGACTGGGGTATATGACATTTGAATAGAAGATACCCCTTTTGAATAATTGTTCAGGAAATGTCTACGAAACTTCCTCAATAATGATTCGCATTTGGTATTTGATAGTCCTGAAAAGCGCCCCCTCACTGTGTCATCTTCCTCCTGTCAACACTGGCTCTACCGAACTTTGAAGTAGCTAGCACTCTCAACTCTCAGGTCGAAGCATAACTCCATGGCTGAAGGCGTTGTAGGAGCCCTGATTGGGAAGTTGGGTTCTGCCTTAGCAAATGAGGCAGCTAGCTTCGCCTCATCAATTGTCTGCCATGAAGCGTCTGCTCTTGCAAGGCTCTTTGGTGAGATCCATGAGGTCAAGGAGGAACTGGAGAGCATGCAAGCCTTTCTCCATGGCGTTGAGCGGTTCAAGGACACGGATGAGACAACCGGCATTTTCGTCAAGAAAATGCGGGGCCTCACTTTCGAGATCGAGGATGTCGTCGATGAGTTCACCTACAAGCTGAACGACAGGCATGGAGGGATTGCAGCCAAGATGAAGAAGAGGATCACCCATGTTAAGACCTGGCACCGTCTTGCGCACAAGCTGCATGAGATCAAGGCCAAGCTTGAAAGAGCTGATAGGAGGAATGTTCGGTACATCATGAGAGGTTTTGACCAAGAATCAGCTAGGAGGAGCACTGATcattcaaaatataaatatgaagcCTTTTATGTTGCAAGAGAAGACAACCTTGTGGGGATCAAGACGAATAAGGAGTTGCTGTTGAATTGGCTCGGAGATGATTTGGAACAGAGTAGTATGATTACAACAGTTTGGGGGATGGGTGGAGTGGGTAAGACCACTTTAGTTTCCCATGTGTACCACACTATTAAAGTGGACTTTGATGCTACTGCATGGTTAACTGTCTCAAACAGCTACCAAGTTGAGGATTTGCTGAAGCATATTACTAGTGAATTTGGCATACCTTCCAATGCTACCAAGTTGATGGAGAATATTCATAACCATTTACAAGGTAAAAGATACCTTCTAATTCTCGATGATGTTTGGGGTGTTGATGTGTGGTTCAATATAAGGGATGCATTTCCTATGGATAAAAACAGCCGATTTGTTATTACCTCAAGAAATCATCAGGTAGCATTGCTAGCAACAAAAAATTGTATAATAGAAATGAAACCTCTAGAAGAGGAGCATTCATGGCAACTGTTTTGCAAGGAAGCATTTTGGAAACATGAACAGAAAATATGCCCAGCAGATATAGAGACTCTAGCTCACAAATTTGTGGACAGGTGTAAAGGTTTGCCCATTGCAATTGCATGCATCGGCCGCCTGTTATCGTGCAAAACCCCTACTTATTCTGAGTGGGAAGATGTGTATAATGAGTTGGAGGTGCAGCTGACgaataatgtgataattgatGTCAATATTATCCTGAAAGTCAGCTTAGAGGACCTCCCATACAATCTCAAGAATTGTTTTCTGCTGTGTGCATTATATCCAGaggattataaaataaaaagggGTAAGGTAACAAGGCACTGGATGTCTGCTGGATTTATACCGGAAAAGGAGAATAAGACATTTGAAGAAGTTGCAGAGGGATACCTTAATGAACTTGTAAATCGAAGCCTACTTCAGGTAGTGGACATGAATGTGGCTGGGAAAGTGACCGGTTGTAGAATGCATGATATTATCCGGATTCTTGCCATCACCAAAGCAAACGAGGAATGCTTCTGTACAATTTTTGATGGAACTAGAACATTTTCAGTAGAGGGAGCACGTCGCTTATCAATCCAATGTGCAGACATTGAACAATTGAGTTTATCAGGGGCGACTCATCATCTCCGTGCACTGTATGTTTTCAATAACGATATCTGCATTCACCTGTTGAATTCCTTCCTGAAATGTTCGAACATGCTGTCTACTTTGGATTTGTCACGTGTTCGTATCAAGTCACTGCCGAATGAGATATTTAACTTGTTTAATCTTCGTTTCTTGTGCCTTAGGCATACTGGTATTGAAATTCTCTCCGAGGAAATTGGACGATTGCAGAACTTAGAGGTTTTGGATGTGTTTAATGCTGGATTATCGACTATCCCAAAAGTTATAGCGAAGCTCCGGAAGTTGCGATACCTGTATGTTGGCAATTTATTTTTAGAGGACAAGTACAAAGTCGCAGTTTTCACTGGAACAAGGGTTCCTGAAGGCATAGTGCACTTGACAGGATTGCACTCACTTCAGTATGTTGAGTCAAATGAAACAATTTTGAGTCACCTCGGTGTTTTCACAGAGATAAGAAACCTTGGTGTTGCCAACACAAGAACTGAACACTTTTCTGGATTATGCAACTCTATCATGAAGATGATCCATCTTGTCCATTTGAGGATTTCAGCGTTAGATGACGAACAAGTGTTGAAAGTGGAAGCACTTCGTTTGCCTCCAACTCTCTCGATTCTCGAACTGAAGGGGCAGCTGGAGAAGGAGTCAATCCATCAGAGTCTATCATCCTTATCACACCTCCACAACCTATCCAAGTTGGTAATGGCATTCTCAAAGCTTGACCAAGACTCTCTTTACAGCCTTCAGATGTTGCATGGTCTATGCTTTCTTCACCTTATGAGAGCTTTTGAAGGGGAGAAACTGCATTTTTGTGCAGAATCCTTCCCGAAACTCCGGACATTACGAGTGTGGGATGCTCCAAATCTCAGACAAATTGAAATAGAAGAAAGTGCAATGCAAAGCCTTGCAAGGCTAACACTTCGTGACTGTCCAGAACTGATGACAATTCCTGATGGCATTGAGCACCTAGCAGCTCTGGAGGAACTTCATCTTGAACAAGTAAGCGAGGATCTCATAGAGAAGCTTCGGCGAAAAGGTGGGGAACCAAGTAAAGATCTTCTGAAGATCAATTACATAAGGAAAGTCACTGTTCGAGTAATCCACAAAAATATTTGGGAGAGAATTCGGTGAACAGGTCCAAGTTCCTTCTTACTAAGGTAATCCTTGTTTTCTCTGTAGTATATAGCTAGGATTGGACCATCAATTACTATTGTTTAATTGGTCAATGTGGATGCAGCTATCCTTTCAGAAATAGGTGAACCGGAGTGATCTTGTGATTACAGATAATCAAGGAGAGTGCTCACGGTGGATATGGCAGATACAGAGAGAGCGTAAGCTATTACAGTTGATGAGGTTGCTCTGCTGCCTGCTTTGCAAACGAGGTACGAATACGATGAGATTTAAATCGTGACCCAACTCAATTAGCccctgtaaaaaaaaattttggcatcATTTGTTATTTATTTGAAGTCTCTACTCTGACATCATTATCGCACCTCTAGTCTAGTCTAGACTAGAGTGTTCTTAATTTAGGGACGTCCAGTATCACATATATTTGCAATTTAAATGTATATTTGAAAGTGTACTTTAAATTTAGAGATGTCCCGTATCACGCAACTTTGAAATTTaaatgcagttttttttttgtccgacTGCAGATGACGCATGGGGGACTGTTCTCCACCTCGATCATGGACCACCAAATGTCTTACCACTCCAGAAGAGCATGGGCAGGGATCTGGGACAACATGCTAATTCTAGACCATTGAATGTTGTATGCTGAGCATATGTTTATGTTTAAAATGTTGCCTAGTTAATTGATCATAGTATACAAAATTGTGTGTAGTGAGTGCAAATAGGTCGAGTAATATGATTTGTAAAACCTTCACTGCAATACAAtacaaactaaattgaaaaaaaatgggaCACAATCAAATTGTTTTTAAGTGGCACTTAGACATAATATGTTGGTTTATTGGGTAGGATCCAGTGCGGTGACCACTGTGCAGTCACTACCAATGACATTTGGGCTCACATGTCGGTGGCAATGAGTACAACAACAGTCACCCCTGCAGATCTTAGTCCGGTTGGTTTACACAATTCGAAGTGTTatcttatttcttttttataaaaccctctccctccgtctctaaatgtttgacgtcgttgacttttttaaacatgtttgaccattcgtcttattaaaaaatttaagtaattattattatttttcctatcatttgattcattgttaaatatacttctatgtatacatatagttttacatatttcacaaaagtttctgaataaaacaaacggttaaacatgtttaaaagagtcaacggcgtcaaatatttagggacggagggagtatttagcaTGAAGATTCATGTGTATATCAATccacttctctcctctcccataGTGCAGCCCAAATGTTTCGCGCGGCACATCCCGTAAAGGCGTCGTTGCACAGCTGGTGAAGTGGGCTGTGCCGTGCCAAGCAGGGGCATCGAccgtcatcttcctcctcgcgccacTGCCGTTGTCTTGCGGTCTTCGCCCCgcgcgtctctctctctcgccagcACAGTCCTCTTGGCTCCTCCTGTACGCCCCACGGCCACCGGCTTGTCGTGATCCTTATTAGATACTTCGGTGATTCTTTGAATTGGGTTGTATTCTGTGATGGGCCGCAGATGGGCCAGTTGCGTGTATGTGTATCGATGTGCCGTGCTGGTTCGGCGGTGGCATCAGACACATGTGCGTTGTGCTGCCATTTATATGGCGAGCTGAGCTATAAAGCATTTATCGAATAAGAAAAACTCAAACCAACAACCTCTCATCGTCTACCTCTGTTCTGCTCTACTCCTCCTCTCATTCCTCAATCGCGAACCTGATTCCCCTTCAATCTCCGAGCGTTTCGCCGGAATCCGAGAGTTCGTgacatctggtatcagagctcaGGTTGGGCGCATCCTGGCGAGGAAGAAATCTCAAGCAACTCTTACTCAGAGAAT
Above is a window of Oryza sativa Japonica Group chromosome 10, ASM3414082v1 DNA encoding:
- the LOC107279164 gene encoding disease resistance protein RPM1 — its product is MAEGVVGALIGKLGSALANEAASFASSIVCHEASALARLFGEIHEVKEELESMQAFLHGVERFKDTDETTGIFVKKMRGLTFEIEDVVDEFTYKLNDRHGGIAAKMKKRITHVKTWHRLAHKLHEIKAKLERADRRNVRYIMRGFDQESARRSTDHSKYKYEAFYVAREDNLVGIKTNKELLLNWLGDDLEQSSMITTVWGMGGVGKTTLVSHVYHTIKVDFDATAWLTVSNSYQVEDLLKHITSEFGIPSNATKLMENIHNHLQGKRYLLILDDVWGVDVWFNIRDAFPMDKNSRFVITSRNHQVALLATKNCIIEMKPLEEEHSWQLFCKEAFWKHEQKICPADIETLAHKFVDRCKGLPIAIACIGRLLSCKTPTYSEWEDVYNELEVQLTNNVIIDVNIILKVSLEDLPYNLKNCFLLCALYPEDYKIKRGKVTRHWMSAGFIPEKENKTFEEVAEGYLNELVNRSLLQVVDMNVAGKVTGCRMHDIIRILAITKANEECFCTIFDGTRTFSVEGARRLSIQCADIEQLSLSGATHHLRALYVFNNDICIHLLNSFLKCSNMLSTLDLSRVRIKSLPNEIFNLFNLRFLCLRHTGIEILSEEIGRLQNLEVLDVFNAGLSTIPKVIAKLRKLRYLYVGNLFLEDKYKVAVFTGTRVPEGIVHLTGLHSLQYVESNETILSHLGVFTEIRNLGVANTRTEHFSGLCNSIMKMIHLVHLRISALDDEQVLKVEALRLPPTLSILELKGQLEKESIHQSLSSLSHLHNLSKLVMAFSKLDQDSLYSLQMLHGLCFLHLMRAFEGEKLHFCAESFPKLRTLRVWDAPNLRQIEIEESAMQSLARLTLRDCPELMTIPDGIEHLAALEELHLEQVSEDLIEKLRRKGGEPSKDLLKINYIRKVTVRVIHKNIWERIR